From the genome of Candidatus Hydrogenedentota bacterium, one region includes:
- a CDS encoding twin-arginine translocation signal domain-containing protein encodes MDMSRRNFLRGCAAAGAVSACGWPGMAAEAGPGGARRFNLSVSIDALKADPELMDIVHEAGVTDLWLACFFNGHWHHDIPEVTAWRDRIRAKGMAVHNITIPLGHPSYSETPPDYMPGTAVNHWKQGVRPDGKRHFGVSLHPPATEENVAALGKIKTTDPGIVFLDDDFRLAPSPDDIGGCFCDDCKKAFLETHGYSEARWGELLADVADRRLTDLLRAWVEHNCDKLTGSFRAQQAALAPEAQLGNMVMYMGAEKAGIRLPDYTGAPFRVGELMFSDDSFAPVKGKTNELFSALFHRRFTPPELAYSETTAWPPDKLSAPNMAAKLAVSTLADVRNTMFMSGTTPFPRTHWATLAPAMKKQAALHRELAGHAPRGPFRHYWGEAGRCAGDSNAYSLFLALGVPFEVDNAPGAGGWTFLSDADARHPLPNAGTTYVHRPETGTSPAGGRAVAETLDGLFAFKHELMPLLAGVPVVEEDAPVVCAWYPTARAVLLWNLSEDKRDVTLLRAGERRAVSLGPLDTELVRDV; translated from the coding sequence ATGGACATGTCACGACGGAATTTTTTGCGGGGTTGCGCGGCGGCGGGGGCGGTGTCGGCCTGTGGCTGGCCGGGCATGGCGGCGGAGGCCGGACCGGGGGGGGCGCGGCGCTTCAACCTGTCGGTCTCGATTGACGCGCTGAAGGCGGACCCGGAGCTGATGGACATCGTCCATGAGGCGGGGGTGACGGACCTGTGGCTGGCCTGCTTTTTCAACGGCCACTGGCACCATGATATCCCCGAGGTGACGGCGTGGAGGGACCGCATCAGGGCGAAAGGCATGGCGGTCCACAACATCACCATCCCCCTGGGCCACCCGTCCTATTCGGAGACGCCGCCGGACTACATGCCGGGCACGGCGGTCAACCACTGGAAGCAGGGCGTCCGCCCGGACGGCAAACGCCATTTCGGCGTGTCCCTGCACCCCCCGGCGACGGAGGAGAACGTGGCCGCCCTGGGGAAAATCAAGACCACGGACCCGGGGATTGTCTTTCTGGACGACGATTTCCGGCTGGCGCCCTCGCCGGACGACATTGGCGGCTGTTTCTGCGATGACTGCAAAAAGGCGTTCCTGGAAACGCACGGCTATTCGGAGGCGCGGTGGGGTGAACTGCTGGCCGACGTGGCGGACCGCCGCCTCACGGACCTGCTGCGGGCGTGGGTGGAACACAATTGCGACAAGCTGACGGGCTCCTTCCGCGCCCAGCAGGCGGCGCTGGCGCCGGAGGCGCAACTGGGGAACATGGTGATGTACATGGGCGCGGAGAAGGCGGGCATCCGCCTGCCGGACTACACGGGCGCGCCGTTCCGGGTGGGCGAGCTGATGTTCAGCGACGACTCCTTCGCGCCGGTGAAGGGCAAGACCAACGAGCTGTTCAGCGCCCTATTCCACCGCCGCTTCACGCCGCCGGAACTGGCCTACAGCGAGACCACGGCCTGGCCCCCGGACAAGTTGTCCGCGCCGAACATGGCGGCGAAACTCGCCGTCTCCACCCTTGCGGACGTGCGGAACACCATGTTCATGAGCGGGACCACGCCGTTCCCGCGCACCCACTGGGCCACCCTCGCGCCCGCCATGAAAAAGCAGGCGGCGCTCCACCGGGAACTGGCCGGACATGCGCCCCGTGGGCCGTTCCGGCATTACTGGGGCGAGGCGGGGCGGTGTGCGGGCGACTCGAACGCCTATTCCCTTTTCCTGGCGCTGGGGGTGCCCTTCGAGGTGGACAACGCGCCCGGCGCGGGCGGCTGGACCTTCCTGAGCGACGCCGACGCGCGGCACCCGCTCCCGAACGCGGGCACGACCTATGTCCACCGCCCGGAAACAGGCACGTCCCCGGCGGGCGGGCGCGCCGTCGCGGAGACGCTGGACGGGCTCTTCGCCTTCAAGCACGAGCTCATGCCGCTGCTGGCCGGGGTACCCGTGGTCGAGGAGGACGCGCCGGTGGTCTGCGCGTGGTACCCCACGGCGCGGGCGGTCCTGCTGTGGAACCTGTCCGAGGACAAGCGCGACGTGACCCTGCTGCGCGCGGGGGAGCGCCGCGCCGTGAGTCTCGGCCCGCTGGACACGGAACTGGTGCGGGATGTGTGA